From Acidobacteriota bacterium, one genomic window encodes:
- a CDS encoding S46 family peptidase: MRRLNTAAIVLTFLIQAPVLHADDGMWTFDNPPRKQWKERYKFEPADAWLEHLRLASVRLNDGGSGSFVSPDGLMVTNQHVASGQLQKVSTKEKDYTKEGFYARTSDEELKCPDLECNVLISYEDVSARVQSAVKPGASNKEASEQRKAVIAAIEKEAAAKTGLKCDVISLYSGGEYWLYRFKKYTDIRLVFAVEEQIAFFGGDYDNFTYPRYDLDVAFFRAYEDDKPAKTPHYFKWSAAGPGDSELIILPGNPGSTARLLTLAQIQYQRDAGNPLQKQVWTSRRDALMRYAERGPEQARQAGTTIRSLNNSLKRLAGQQEGLMNSRMMGKKEAEEKALRDAVAGRADVKKAYGGSWEQIASAYSELPAMAARIAFSNLTPSRLGTIASQLVRYAEEIQKPNDKRYDEFRDSKLSSFTFALMSPAPIYPEMEEAVLTAWLEEGLKSLGPNDQFIKAALGGSTPAAVAKQAVRGTKLGTVASREALRLGGADAIAKADDPMIVLARRIEPIIRELRAWNEEKILNVEASAGEMLAKARFAVYGKSLPPDANFNLRISYGRVLGYEEDTTLVPYKTTFFGLYDRARSFDEKPPYDLPGRYREGKDKLDLSTPLNFVYTADTIGGNSGSPVINRNGELVGLNFDSNIQKLPNRYWYVDEAEGGRAVGVHSAAIIEAMKKLYGADKLVKEILGQ, translated from the coding sequence ATGAGAAGACTAAACACCGCCGCGATAGTACTGACGTTTCTGATCCAAGCTCCGGTGCTGCATGCCGACGATGGGATGTGGACCTTTGACAATCCGCCGCGCAAGCAGTGGAAAGAACGCTACAAGTTCGAGCCCGCTGACGCGTGGCTTGAACACTTGAGGCTCGCGTCGGTGCGCTTGAACGACGGCGGCTCCGGATCGTTCGTCTCGCCCGACGGATTGATGGTGACCAATCAGCACGTCGCGAGCGGCCAGCTTCAAAAAGTCTCGACCAAAGAAAAGGACTACACCAAAGAAGGCTTCTACGCGCGAACAAGTGATGAAGAGCTTAAATGCCCCGACCTCGAATGCAACGTGCTCATCTCCTATGAAGACGTTTCTGCTCGCGTGCAATCGGCCGTCAAGCCGGGCGCTTCCAACAAAGAAGCGAGCGAGCAGCGCAAAGCCGTCATCGCGGCGATAGAGAAGGAAGCTGCGGCGAAGACCGGCCTGAAGTGCGACGTCATCTCGCTGTATAGCGGCGGCGAGTACTGGTTGTATCGCTTCAAGAAGTACACCGACATTCGCCTGGTCTTTGCGGTCGAGGAGCAGATCGCTTTCTTCGGCGGCGACTACGACAACTTCACCTATCCGCGTTATGACCTCGATGTAGCTTTCTTCCGCGCCTACGAAGACGACAAGCCGGCGAAAACCCCGCACTACTTCAAGTGGTCCGCCGCGGGACCGGGCGACAGCGAGCTCATCATCCTGCCAGGCAATCCAGGCTCGACTGCCCGGCTGCTGACGCTCGCCCAAATTCAATATCAACGCGATGCCGGCAATCCGCTTCAAAAGCAGGTTTGGACTTCCCGCCGCGATGCGCTGATGCGCTACGCCGAGCGCGGGCCGGAGCAGGCCCGGCAAGCGGGCACGACAATCCGCTCGCTTAACAACTCGCTCAAACGGCTGGCCGGCCAGCAAGAAGGCTTGATGAACTCGCGGATGATGGGGAAGAAAGAAGCCGAAGAGAAAGCGCTACGCGACGCGGTCGCGGGGCGAGCCGATGTGAAAAAGGCTTACGGTGGGTCGTGGGAGCAGATAGCCTCGGCTTACAGCGAGCTTCCGGCGATGGCCGCGCGGATCGCGTTCTCGAATCTCACGCCCTCGCGTCTGGGAACGATCGCGTCCCAACTTGTGCGTTACGCCGAGGAAATACAGAAGCCGAATGACAAACGCTACGACGAGTTCCGCGACTCGAAGCTCTCGTCGTTCACGTTCGCGCTGATGTCGCCCGCGCCGATTTATCCGGAGATGGAAGAAGCGGTGCTCACGGCCTGGCTCGAAGAGGGGCTCAAGTCTCTTGGCCCGAACGACCAGTTCATCAAAGCTGCGCTCGGCGGCTCGACTCCCGCCGCAGTGGCGAAGCAAGCAGTCAGGGGAACAAAACTCGGCACCGTCGCATCGCGCGAGGCGTTGCGGTTGGGCGGCGCCGACGCGATCGCTAAGGCAGACGATCCGATGATCGTGCTGGCGCGGCGCATCGAGCCGATCATTCGTGAGCTGCGCGCCTGGAACGAAGAGAAAATCCTGAACGTCGAAGCGAGCGCCGGCGAGATGCTCGCCAAGGCACGATTCGCGGTTTACGGAAAGAGTTTACCGCCCGACGCGAACTTCAACTTGCGAATCAGCTACGGGCGGGTGTTGGGTTACGAAGAAGACACGACGCTTGTGCCCTACAAGACGACCTTCTTCGGGTTATACGACCGCGCTCGGAGCTTCGACGAGAAGCCGCCTTACGATCTGCCCGGGCGCTATCGTGAAGGCAAAGACAAATTGGATCTCTCAACTCCGTTGAACTTCGTGTACACGGCGGACACGATCGGCGGAAACTCAGGCAGCCCGGTGATCAATCGCAACGGCGAGTTGGTGGGGTTGAACTTCGACAGCAACATACAGAAGCTGCCGAATCGCTACTGGTACGTTGATGAAGCAGAAGGCGGCCGCGCAGTCGGGGTTCACAGCGCGGCGATCATTGAGGCGATGAAGAAGCTGTACGGGGCGGACAAGCTGGTGAAAGAAATTCTTGGTCAGTAG